A window of Coregonus clupeaformis isolate EN_2021a unplaced genomic scaffold, ASM2061545v1 scaf0044, whole genome shotgun sequence genomic DNA:
ttggagtcattaaaactcatttttcaaacactccacaaatttcttgttaacaaactacagttttggcaagtcggttaggacatctactttgtgcatgacacaagtattttttccaacaattgtttacagacagattatttcacttataattcactgtttcataattccagtgggtcagaagtttacataaactaagttgactgtgcctttaaacagcttggaaaattccagaaaatgatgtcatagctttagaagcttctgatagactaatttacatcatttgagtcaattggaggtgtacctgtggatattacattttagtcatttagcagacgctcttatccagagcgacttacagttagtgagtgcatacattattttttatacccccgtgggaattgaacccacaaccttggcgtcgcaaacgctatgctctaccaactgagctacatccctgccagccattccctcccctaccctggaccaattgtgcgccgccccatgggtctcccggtcacggccggcatcgacagagcctggattcgaaccaggatctctagtggccttagaccactgcgccactcggcagatatatttcaaggcctaccttcaaactcagtgcctctttgcttgacatcatgggaaaatcaaaagaaatcagccaagacttcagaaaaattattgtagacctccacaagtcttgttcatccttgggagcaatttccaaatgcctgaaggtaccacgttcatctgtaaaaacaatagtacgcaagtataaacaccatgggaccacgcagccgtcataccgctcagaaaggagatgcgtttctgtctcctagagattaacgtactttggtgtgaaaagtgcaaatcaatcccagaacaacagtaaaggaccttgtgatgatgctggaggaaacaggtacaaaagtatctatatccacagtaaaatgagtcctatatcgacataacctgaaaggccgctcagcaaggaagaagccactgctccaaaaccgctataaaaaagccagactacggtttgtaactgcacatggggacaaagatcatactttttggagaaatgtactctggtctgatgaaacaaaaatagaactgtttggccataatgaccattgttatgtttggaggaaaaagggggtggcttgcaagccgaagaacaccatcccaaccgtgaagcacgggggtggcagcatcatgctgtgggggtgctttgctgcaggaaggactggtgcacttcacaaaatagatggcatcgtgacgaaggaaaattatgtggaaatattgaagcaacatctcaagacatcagtcaggaagttaaggcttggtcgcaaataggtcttccaaatggacaatgaccccaagcatacttccactgcaaaatggcttaaggacaacaatgtcaaggtattggagtggccatcacaaagccctgacctcaatcctatagaaaatgtgttggcagaactgaaaagcatgtgcgagcaaggaggcctacaaacttaactcagttacaccagctctctcaggaggaatgggtcaaaattcacccaacttattgtgggaagcttgtggaaggctacccgaaacgtttgacccaagataaacaatttaaaggcaatgctaccaaatactaattgagtgtatgtaaacttctgacccactgggaatgtgattaaattaaaataagctgaaataaatcattctctctactactattctgacatttcacattcttaaaataatgtggtgatcttaactgacctaaaacagggaattgttacttggattatatgtcaggaattgtgaaaaactgagtttaaatttatttaactaaggtgtatgtaaacttccgacttcaactgtatgtaaagtACCATTTAACAATCTGCTACATACGCATCTTTGACACAACAATACTACCTGGTGATTTAATTGATTATCGTCATGCTTCAGATAGTTAAGGTgggttataatatatatataataggggtgtaacgatccatctactacatcgatgtatcgatttatattcctatgatccaactacatcgatctgtgctcggcgagttggccttttggacaacatatatcaatctaacatcgttttaaaatgtaataaatcgattgtatcgatactaggaaataacccattggatttaagcacgtcagactttatatggatgttttttcttagcacttttaatgataaaggctttaaacattactcgattcagtctgcctatccgtgacgtcatcgccccgcgccagcagcagcgcaaaggcgcaaagacaacaaaacatagcatggcggacgacagaggagaagccgacgagcgagaaattatcaagccaccattgcggtccagtGTGTGGAAACACTTTGGCTTTTGCAAAGACGGAGATGTTCTAAATAAGTCGCTCGCTGTTTGTAGGATATGTAAAGGTCAAGTAAAGTACAACGGCAACACGACAAATCTCTCCAACCACCTACTAAGGCGCCATGGGATTTCACACAACACCGACCGTCCAGGCATCTCTTGCAGCGTTCCCGCTGCTACAGCAGCGAAAGGGAAAGTCAACTCTGCAGAAGCCTCAGGTCTCGCCTGCATGTTTAGTCAGAGACTAGGCCAAAACTCAGCTCGGGCGAAAAACATCACGGCAACAATTGCCAAGTTTATCTGCAAAGACATGCGACCCTACAGTGTGGTTGAAAATCCGGGATTCCGTGAAATGATTCAAACATTGGAGCCAAGGTACACAATACCAAGCCGACCACACTTCTCAGAAAAGGTTATTCCTGCATTGTACGAAAGTACTAAGAATGATGTGAAGCTGTCGCTTTCTCAAGCTGAACGAGTAGCGATAACGACAGATGGCTGGACGTCATGCTCAAATCAAGGGTATGTGACAATTACCTCTCATCACATTGATCCGGAGTGGAAAATGAAGACCTTTGTTCTGCTAACCAGAGTTTTAAATGAAGCCCATACTGGTAAAAATATTGGCGCGTTACTGCGTGAAGCCTGCATGGAGTGGAAAATCTACGACAAGAATCCTGCCATCGTCACAGATAATGCCAGGAATATGATTGTGGCCGGTGCAGAAGCCCAGTTCAGTCCACACATTACCTGCTTCGCACATACACTCAACCTTGCCTTGCAGAAGGGTTTGGGGGTGGACCGTGCTTCCAGGTTGTTGGGGAATGTGCGaaaaattgttggatattttcaccGCAGCCCGATTGCATGTCACGCCCTACAGGAAAAACAAACTCTGATGGATTTACCAAAACATAAACTGATCCAAGACATAATCACCAGATGGAACAGTTCATTCGAAATGCTTGAATGTTTTTTGGAACAACAGCCAGCTATAATGGCAACTCTGATGTCCAAGGATCTACGAAAGGGGGTCACAGATGTAGGCACGCTGAGTGAGAGTGATATTGCCAACATGGATGACATTGTTCAGTTGATGGGTCCTGTCAAAATGGCAACCACTGTGATGTGTGAAGAAGACCAGCCAACTCTCTCTGTAATTGCTCCTCTTCAAGCAAAACTGCTGAAACACCTACAGCCATGCGAAGACGACTCAACCCTGGTTGCAGAGATTAAGAGGGTGATGGCCAGTGACCTCTCCACACGCTACAGAGGCACCCAAGATGCTCTCAACATAGGTAATTAATTTGGAGTCTTAATTAAAATCAACTTGGTTAATATTTTaggttattagactgtattaatttgtaaaatgccACACCTTTGCGTTTTCAAGTTTGAATTTGAGTTGTTTTTTCATATGGAAAAGTAAACAAGATATCTGCAATACAATTCTTAGTTCATGGTGGCTTTACATCATCACTGTGCCACATTTCTTTTAAACATACTAAAGTTTAATCttctgattattttgtgtatgaggAGGTGGTCATCACTTGCAATTTCAGGTCAACTTAATTTAATAATGCAATGAATGCAATATTCTTGTTCTTTAAACAGCATCAGCGTTGGACCCGCGATTTAAA
This region includes:
- the LOC121555705 gene encoding E3 SUMO-protein ligase ZBED1-like; amino-acid sequence: MDLPKHKLIQDIITRWNSSFEMLECFLEQQPAIMATLMSKDLRKGVTDVGTLSESDIANMDDIVQLMGPVKMATTVMCEEDQPTLSVIAPLQAKLLKHLQPCEDDSTLVAEIKRVMASDLSTRYRGTQDALNIASALDPRFKELPYLEKEDREQVYTKLVFEAEVSHQLQMSHLLVRRKP